In Solanum lycopersicum chromosome 3, SLM_r2.1, the genomic stretch TTGGACAAGAAACAGTAGAAAAAGACAAGAAATCTCTTGAAATAAATTTCCACAGGTGGCTGATGAATCCATTTccatttcaaattttgaaaatgaggACATTTATTTTTCCTGTTGGCACAATAATTGTTCTTAGCACTCTGATTTCAAATGGCCTTTGTCTTATAAAAATAGCTGTACCACCAAATGACTATTGTCTTCGTTCaaactatataatattaatatacctctatatttaatttgtcaaaTCTCACAATTGCATTAACAAATGAAGATGAATAAACGTGGGATAATAATATGAGATGAAATCGCAAGGATGACTAAGTTGGTACGTTGCTTGGGCTGCGGATTTTCCTTTCATTATtgtgaattaaaaaataattgtgataCAAATTTGATACAGTATTTTTAATGTGGACTAATAGGTCATTAAACTCAtccattttcaaaatttctccAATTTCGATACCTCCGCCAAATCGTTTCTTCATTCTTCACAATCATATAAATACACTCTCTCTCTGAGCTGTTTCATCAATATACCATTTAACGCCATTCTCCAAAAAACCCTATAGGATAACACTCCATTATTAaacaaatcatattttatacccaaaatcaatttttgaatgGCTCTTCACTGATGGCGTCATCGGCGTTCAAATCGACGACTCGGAGGACTACCTTAGGTGGAAGTTCCGCCGGAGCTGATGACTCCTCCGGTAGCTCTGGTATCAAACCTCATCGCCGTTCTAGGAGTCTCAGCCGAGTTGCTCACGGGCCGCGGCGCTATGAGGAGCCTCTACAGGTTGACTTAGGCTACAATGCTGCTCCGCGTGGGAAGTTTGTTAATACGAGTAGAGGATCGGGAGTTCCTGAAATCAGCCTTGATGATCTGGCGATAGAGTTCTTCTCTCAGGAGGAGGAGAAAGAAAATAGTGACCGTGGTCGGTCAGAAAGGCGTGCGTCGGGGATTGGGCATTGGGCGAGTGAAACGGCGTCGTCCAGGAGACGTGGTAGGTCGGTTTCCAGGCAGGGTTCGAAGACCTCTGCTGCTGATCGGAAAAGCGTTGCTGCTGATCGTTCCCGGAGTAACCTAGCTAAGTCAGATGCCACTTCGAGGAGGAGGAGGTCGGTTTCTGTTGTTCGATATCAGATGAGTGACTCGGAGGTGAAACTTCTCTATCCTTTCCTTCTTTTTGTTTGACTAGGGAGTAGAACTGGAGCATGGTAGCTGATTTGGGTAGAAGGTTAGTGGTTAGTCGAGCTTTGTTCATGTAGTTTATCATCTATTGTGTACTACGTTTTGAGTGGTCTATTATGTTGTCAATATTACTGCTCCTTGCATGTATGCTTTGCACTGCTTTCCGACtagttttcatgtttttttctttgtttttcctttCCATTACTGCTTTGATTTGCTTTCGGAAACAGCCTAGGAGTACGATCTGcttacactctaccctccccacTCCCCACTTTGTGGAATTTCACAGGGTATGTATTTTATCTTGACTACTGAACTTTGCTTGATATAATCTTTGGGAATGAACATTTTAATGGAATTCACCAAAGAGACTACTAAACTTGGAGCACTTTAACTTTGGAAACTGTCTGTGTGgatatttttcacttttcttcCCTTTATTTTAGTTTGTGTGTGTTGTAGGTAGGTGGGGGAGCGGAGAAAGGGATGAAATTGAATTTAGCTCCAGTTGACTATGCAGTACACAGATCTTCTTTTACagatcaaaagaaagaaaatgtaatAGAAATCTGTAAAAGCAAAATATATGAAACCTAATTGGCCGTGACGTCAGAAAGTAGATATCTTTTTTGGTTGTTAATTCCAAGCATAAGTGTCCTTTTTCACCAAAACTACTTTGATTGTTTACATTCTACCggtaaaactaaaataaatgtcACTCATGTACATCTAATGATAAAGATAGCCTTAGCGAATTCCTTATGTATGACACATAAATTGCCTTGTATCATGAAAGAGAAAGCGTGCATGAAATCCTAGACAAGAAACTAACTAATGGAAGTTTAAGTGCtcagaataattttaaaaaaatcagtttGAGTAGGCAGGCCTTCATTTACTATGTCTATATTGGTACATTATACCCTATTTTGTGGGAAAAAATCTTCAAAGGTAATGGTTACACccattaatttgttattttgttttttcttaaaactcaGATGTGTGCATAACTGAGTAAGTTTGAAAATTTGTGAGGGTAATGTTTTCTTCCAGAAACTTTGAACCTTTCATAACTTTCCTTGAGTAGTTGGAATTCCAAGTGCTTTGGAAGGTAGAACTAGctaaaacaaaagaataaatgcTTGACTTCTAGAAATACATTACCCTTGCGGTGGTGCATCTATCTAATGTTATTCTGTCACCTTAAGAATTGTTTTGTTGGTTACTGGGTTCCTAGTAGAGACAAAAAAAAGTCGGGAGATCACTTTTAGTCTGTTAAGTCTTGGTGAACTGAATTATCCGTTACATGTGCCGATGGATCAGTCAACATGTGCTCAAGCTGATTTGTCTATCTATCACTGTCATAAGAGAAGTGTTTTCCTCCTGCCCTGACTTCAGTGTTGTTTGTTCTGATGTAAGTGCTGTCGGGTGGATTATCAGTGACTCAGCATTTGGGTCAGTTTTTTTACCTAAAAGAATTAGTGGGATGTTTCAGTTGGTTTAAATGTTGGAACTGGTTTGCAATTATATACGTGGTTGCTGAAAGTTGTACCAATCCAATTGGATCAGAAGAGAATAAAGGTGAAACTATATGTGGTGTGTAACATTCCCAGTCTTTTAGTCTTATACCGCAGAATTATAACTATTTTTGAGGCTTTAAGAATTGCACTAATTGATGATGTCGTCCTCCTTAAATAATTTCTGTTCAATGTTCGAGGACAAGCTGACTCTGACATAATTAATTCTCCGAAAAATCTCACCTCAATTTAAATGTCCTAGTTCTTTCTTTTATCAACAAAAGGTATTTATTTCTGAACAGTGATGGGGCATACTACAATATGATATGGTAATTTCAATACTGATTGTGAAAACACACTAGAGGGACATACAAACTTATGGCACATCTACATGTTATATGGGTGTATGTCCATAAAATTGGGTTGTTTAAATATTCATTATAATATGAGTTCTTAAAATCACTGTCTAAAAAGAAGATATATGAGAAAACCATAGGTATCAGCAAATAAATGTGCAGTGGGGGCACTTTTTGATCAAGAGATTTCTTTATTGTATGGCAGAGTGATGCAGATCATTTTCGAAACTCCAACAGCCAAGTTGACATCAAGAAGCGTCAGAGCAATAGAATcagtgacattccatcatcaaTGAAGCCAACAGCTGTAAATAATCCGAAATTAAGGAGATCTTTTAGCCAAAAAGACATGTCTCTGTTACATGATGGCTACTCTGTAAGCCGACAATTTTAATAGCTTCTCTTTGAATCGTTGAGAACTTATTGGGTTCATGTATCATTTCTCACAGAAAAATTGCAGTTGCTCTTGCCCTTTGTTCTTATGCTGTTCTGCTTTTTGTGTCTCTACATTCCTTCTTGCAATGTTACTAATTTATGCACTTCTTTATTCATATTAGAGTCACTCTTCTGCCTTGACTGACGATGACACAAAGGATGCTCTTATCTGTAAAAATGGCATCGAGAAAACCATTCGAGCAGTTTATGCACAGAAAAAGGTTTACTTTGTTTATCTGTCAAAGTAGCATGCACTGACTTTTTCCTATGTTTTATCAATTGTCTTTTTctgaaatatattattgttcttCAGGGTGAGCATCCAAATGGGGATTTGAATGGTGAACTGTATGAAGCAATGAGAAAAGAACTCAGGCATGCTGTTGAAGAAATCAAAACTGAACTTGAACAAGTGTGTGGTTTATTTGTTCcatcaaataagaaaattaatccTCCCAGAGTTTATGACTCGCTTACTATTTCATGTTGACTAATGCAGACCATGGGGAAGAAAACTACTGGCTCCAAGTCAGGTCATGTGGCCAGAAAGAGTTATGCGACAAAAATGGAGCAGGTAAGTTTTCTCCATTCTTTCATTTTCCTGTTTTCCACACACGGTGTCGAGATCTTCTTTGTCAAACTATGTTATGCTGTCTTTTTCCAGTCTAATATTTTGTCTCTTTTTGCACACTGGTTCTGATTTTTCTTTGGCCGTAAGTATGTTATGTGATTGTAATCCTCAGAAAATGAATGTCTTAACTTTCTTTGATATTAAAGTCAGAAGTGTATGCAATATCTGCTTGATGAAATTATGCAGGAAGACCAAAGAGGTAGGGATCGGCGGATTGTCAAAGAACTTCCTGATACAACAAGTTCTGCTGCTGGGCAGAAACAACCACGTAGAAAGGTCTCTCTCTTTTTTGGTTGAACGATCAATTTCCGACTTTCTTGATTATCTGTTATTCACCTCTGTAGTAGTTTCCTTTattactagtttttt encodes the following:
- the LOC101243879 gene encoding uncharacterized protein; protein product: MASSAFKSTTRRTTLGGSSAGADDSSGSSGIKPHRRSRSLSRVAHGPRRYEEPLQVDLGYNAAPRGKFVNTSRGSGVPEISLDDLAIEFFSQEEEKENSDRGRSERRASGIGHWASETASSRRRGRSVSRQGSKTSAADRKSVAADRSRSNLAKSDATSRRRRSVSVVRYQMSDSESDADHFRNSNSQVDIKKRQSNRISDIPSSMKPTAVNNPKLRRSFSQKDMSLLHDGYSSHSSALTDDDTKDALICKNGIEKTIRAVYAQKKGEHPNGDLNGELYEAMRKELRHAVEEIKTELEQTMGKKTTGSKSGHVARKSYATKMEQEDQRGRDRRIVKELPDTTSSAAGQKQPRRKRSNDRNRTSTQLNDEAEKFFVDFIANIEDTDFSSFDGERSDASSTLGGIAKPRDSITYGEAVNQSPAGSNCHPVGTDGVIFPWLQWETSNDGSFTPIKEVETPVSRKPSICDARQDITSPQNDHSYSMSSHGSWSPAILQSQQKNRTMYTIEDSRNISGELESCQSSGFDMAEYNKLKRSEELLFERYRERNRISSGGLLLCGHFR